A region of Kribbella sp. NBC_01245 DNA encodes the following proteins:
- the obgE gene encoding GTPase ObgE, which produces MAIPSFVDRVTVNVTGGNGGNGCASVHREKFKPLGGPDGGNGGDGGSVILRVDPDTTTLVDYHRSSHRSATNGAQGKGDHQAGGNGGDVVLPVPDGTVVSTPEGEVLADLVGPGAEFVAAQGGKGGLGNAALASAARKAPGFALLGEDGEARTIVLELKVVADVGLVGYPSAGKSSLVASISRARPKIADYPFTTLIPNLGVVVAGETTFTVADVPGLIEGASEGRGLGHDFLRHVERCAALVHVVDCATYEPGRDPLNDLKVIEAELSAHGGLEDRPRLVALNKIDVPDAREIADMVTAELRDAGMKVFPISTASHEGLDDLKFAMAEVVRTRREETPAPEATRIIIRPSAVSGPEFKVKKTEDGWLVQGDKPARWVRQTDFGNPEATGYLADRLNRLGVERELLSLGALEGDTVIIGDGPDAIVFDFQPEVQAGAEILARRGEDHRLEEPRPAVKRRRSKDEEYHAFKAGEIEAPADLSEYGKGWVEDEVDLSPAEAKAAEKAALKAARKAAIE; this is translated from the coding sequence ATGGCAATCCCCAGCTTCGTCGACCGGGTCACCGTCAACGTGACCGGTGGCAACGGCGGAAACGGTTGTGCCTCGGTGCACCGCGAGAAGTTCAAGCCGCTCGGCGGTCCCGACGGCGGTAACGGCGGTGACGGCGGCAGCGTGATCCTGCGCGTCGACCCCGACACCACCACCCTCGTCGACTACCACCGGTCCAGCCACCGTTCCGCCACCAACGGCGCGCAGGGCAAGGGCGACCACCAGGCCGGCGGCAACGGCGGCGACGTCGTACTGCCCGTCCCCGACGGCACGGTCGTCAGCACCCCGGAAGGCGAGGTCCTCGCGGACCTGGTCGGCCCGGGCGCCGAGTTCGTCGCCGCTCAGGGTGGCAAGGGCGGCCTCGGCAACGCCGCGCTGGCCAGCGCCGCCCGCAAGGCCCCCGGCTTCGCCCTGCTGGGTGAGGACGGCGAAGCCCGCACGATCGTGCTGGAGCTCAAGGTCGTCGCGGATGTCGGCCTGGTCGGCTACCCGAGCGCCGGTAAGTCCTCGCTGGTCGCCTCGATCAGCCGGGCCCGGCCGAAGATCGCCGACTACCCCTTCACGACCCTGATTCCGAACCTCGGCGTCGTCGTCGCGGGCGAGACCACGTTCACCGTGGCCGACGTACCAGGCCTGATCGAGGGTGCGAGCGAGGGCCGCGGCCTCGGGCACGACTTCCTTCGCCACGTTGAGCGTTGTGCCGCCCTGGTCCACGTCGTCGACTGCGCGACGTACGAGCCGGGCCGCGACCCGCTCAACGACCTCAAGGTGATCGAGGCCGAGCTGTCCGCCCACGGTGGGCTGGAGGACCGGCCCCGCCTCGTCGCGCTGAACAAGATCGACGTCCCCGACGCCCGCGAGATCGCCGACATGGTGACGGCCGAGCTGCGCGATGCCGGGATGAAGGTCTTCCCGATCTCCACCGCGAGCCACGAAGGCCTCGACGACCTCAAGTTCGCGATGGCCGAGGTCGTCCGGACCCGTCGCGAGGAGACGCCCGCGCCAGAGGCGACCCGGATCATCATCCGCCCGTCGGCCGTCAGCGGGCCCGAGTTCAAGGTCAAGAAGACCGAGGACGGTTGGCTCGTGCAGGGGGACAAGCCGGCCCGTTGGGTCCGGCAGACCGACTTCGGCAACCCGGAGGCCACCGGTTACCTCGCCGACCGCCTCAACCGCCTCGGTGTCGAGCGCGAATTGCTCTCACTCGGCGCGCTCGAGGGCGACACGGTCATCATCGGCGACGGCCCGGACGCGATCGTGTTCGACTTCCAGCCCGAGGTGCAGGCCGGTGCCGAGATCCTGGCCCGCCGTGGCGAGGACCACCGCCTCGAGGAGCCGCGCCCGGCCGTAAAGCGCCGTCGCAGCAAGGACGAGGAGTACCACGCGTTCAAGGCCGGCGAGATCGAGGCGCCTGCCGACCTGTCCGAGTACGGCAAGGGCTGGGTCGAGGACGAGGTCGATCTCAGCCCCGCCGAGGCGAAGGCCGCCGAGAAGGCCGCGCTCAAGGCTGCCCGGAAGGCCGCGATCGAATGA
- the rpmA gene encoding 50S ribosomal protein L27: MAHKKGAASTRNGRDSNSQRLGVKRFGGQLVNAGEIIVRQRGTHFHPGSLVGRGGDDTLFALAEGKVEFGTRRGRRVVNIVPTPAVAE, from the coding sequence ATGGCACACAAAAAGGGCGCAGCGTCCACCCGTAACGGTCGCGACTCCAATTCGCAGCGCCTCGGCGTGAAGCGTTTCGGTGGTCAGCTGGTCAACGCCGGCGAGATCATCGTCCGGCAGCGTGGCACCCACTTCCACCCGGGCAGCCTCGTCGGCCGTGGCGGCGACGACACGCTGTTCGCGTTGGCGGAGGGCAAGGTCGAGTTCGGCACCCGTCGCGGGCGCCGGGTCGTCAACATCGTGCCGACCCCGGCCGTGGCGGAGTAG